ATTTAAAATACCAGGAGTCGGTGCTGGGAAGGTTTTATCAACTATTTAGGCCAGAAAACTTGCAGGACGCAATAGGAGGAGAGAACGGTATTAAAGCTCCTGCAAGTCAGGGATGGTCACCTCTCCCTTGGTCTGTACATTCAAACAAATGTTATCTAGAAAACAAAAAGCAGAAAAAGACTGTGGACCAGCAAAACTACTTTTTTGGCCCTAACTCTAATCAAAACGGAAAAATTGAAATGAAAAAGTTGATAGACTATTATAAGCTAATAAATGATACAGGTTATCACCCTGATGTTTTTGCTGCTGATGGTATAAGTGGGTATATGCTAAAAAATAAAAATGAATACAGGTTTGTAGTTACTAGCGGTCACCACTTTGTGGCAACATTAGCTGTATTAGGGTACAAGTCTATAAGGTGTCAGCTACCTATGACAAAAGACCAATCTAAGGTTGTAGATATAAAAGAGATTAACAAATGGCCACAATTACAAAAGAAAATATACAATAAAGAGACTGCTACAAGATTTTTCTACTCTTTCTTTAAAGATATGGGCAGAAAGAAAGCTATAGAATCTGATATATTGTGTAAAGATATCACAGCAAGGGAACAGGAGCAGTTTAGCAAATATGATATTGATATTAAAAACAGGCATAATGTTAAGTTTTATAATGCTGGTTTGTTAAAAGACATTGATGAAGACTACGTACAAGAAGTACAGCAGTATTGGCAAAAGCATTATGGAAAAACAATAGATCCCGGCCAACACATAGCCCATGCTAATTTAACGGGACAAAAGGATCCACGGGTGATTCCTCATAACATAATGTGGGGAGAATTTATTCCTTTTTTTAATGACACCATGATGGGCAAAGTGGGATATAGCGACAAAAATATATATGATAAGCTAATACCTGCTCCTAATCGAGCTGTAAATGTACTAAAAAGGGTAAGAGGGAAGTATTTTGATGCCGATAACAATTATTTGGGGAGCGAAGAAGCTTTTAGATTACTAAAAAGTCAATCTAAAGACCTTATAATAAAGCCTAGCACAACTGATGATGGCAAAGGCATTGCAAAGCTTAACATAAAAGGATCTAATGTGTATCACAAAGGGAAAATAATTGACATCTCAGACATTGAAAAGATTTGGGGAGTAAATTTTTTAGTGCAAGAGTCAATTCAACAGCACTCTGTGCTGGCTGAGCCTCATTCTTCATCAGTTAATACCCTTAGGATGGTTACATTAAGGTGGAAGGGGGAGGTACACAACCTCTTGGCATATGCTAGATTTGGTGTTGCTGGCCAAGTTCAAGATAACTCTGGTGCAGGGGGAGTTTGTTGTGGGATTACAGAAACAGGGGAATTTATGGATTATGCTATAGATAAAAAAGCGAATATCTATACTCATCATCCCACAACTAATTACTGTTTCAAAGACTACGCTAAGGTCCCTAATTATGATAAGTGTAAAAAGCTTGTCAGAGATTTGCATAAAGAAGTACTTCATTGTGATTTGGTTTCATGGGATGTTGTGGTTGGGACCGATTGTGAACCTATATTTTTAGAGTTAAACTTTTGGGGACCAACTTTCTTATACCAAATAAACTGTCAAACACCTTTATTCGGTGACCTTACAGGAGAAGTTCTTAAACACGTAAGAGATAATCGGGGGAAATAGATTATATTGAAGGAGGCATACTATGACAAACGAAGATATTAGGGGAGTAACAGAGGGGCAGGAACTTTGTTACATTTTAAGCTAAAAACGGGTTAGCAAAAGAAAAATTAATGAGTAATACCTCTAAGTCAAAATTATAAAACCTAATTGGCCACGAAAACGTCGAAATAAGCTATATGCTGGGACTAGGATCTAAAGATGTTGAAATAGTGGACTGATGCTGGGTCTGAAACACCATTAGAAGAACCCATTCAAAACCCAGGTGACACAAGAAATTGGCATGCTACACAGGAAGCTTTTACAGTAAAAGATACAGATACATATACAGAAAAAAAGCTCCGCCTTTCGAAGGCACAAAGCAGGTTGTCATTTTGAACGTAGTGAAGAATTTATGAACTTAGAATTTAGAAAAACGTAACAAGGGGACAGGAACCTTGTTACATTTTGTTAAGTTGTTGGCTAAGTTTAGTTAGAAATATGTGCTTTTTGAATTTTTTGTTAGTTTCTGTTTAAAGAATTATTTAACTGATATAATTATATTAGAGCATAATTATATCAGTTTATTTAACACTATATTTATTTCAGAACATGCGTTTTTTTAAAAGGAGGATCATCATGACAAATGAAGATATGAAAGTAATAGAAAATACTTTACTTTAGATTTACTGGAAACTATGGAAGAGGGACTTAATTATGTAAGACAGAAGTAATATGAAGTAACAGGGGGACAGGAACTTTGTTACATTTTAAGCTAAAGACGGGTAGCAAAAAGAAAAAGTTAGAGAGTAATATCTTAACAACAGGGGACAGGAACCTTGTTACATTTTAAGTTAAAGACGGATTAGTAAAAGAAAAAGTTAGAGAGTAATATCTTTAAGTAAAAAATTTAATACCTAAATTGCAAATAACAGGGGGACAGGAACCTTGTTACATTTTAAGCTAGAAACGGGTTAGCAAAAGAAAAATTAGTGAGTAATACCTCTAGGCAAAAATTTTAAAGCCAAATTGGCCACGAAAAAGTCGAAATAAGCTATATGCTGGGACTAGGATCTAACGATGTTGAAATAGTGGACTTGTGCTGGGTCTGAAACACCATTAGAAGAATCCATTCAAAACCCAGGTGACACAAGGGATTGGCATGCTACACAGGAAATTTAACTTTAAAAGATAAATCTATGAACTTAGAATTAGATAAGTACAGATAAGCAATATATCACTGGGGACAGGACTGTTTCTCCACATATTCGCCAGCTTAGGTTTTGAGTCGACGCTGAACAATCGTTTAGCAGTTGTTGGACAACTGTTGAGCCATCGTCAAAATAGGATTTTCCTAAAGCAGCAAATATGGTAGCCAATTTCGTAATAACCGTTTACTGTGGTTAATCAGTTTTCTCCTTAATCTCCTAACCGACAAACAGATGCATTTATTTCAAACTTAAGATTCTTCGCTGATTCAGAACGACATAAGGAGTTCAGCACACAAAGGAGGCGGTGTAACGGGGCAGAGCAATGAGTGAAAAGTGTAATAGAGGGGTGTAACGAAGGACTTTGTTTTATTAAGGATTATCTCACTTTAATAAAGAATTTTCTTAAAATAAGTATTTTTTATTCATGGATTATTAAAGAATAATATAATCTGATATAATTATATTAAATATTATTATGCAGCCGTTATATATTGTTAGAAACGTAATGTTGCAGGTTAGTTGTTGTGAATCATCTACTACCAAAAACTGGTTGAAACTAACAATTGAATGTGGGGAGAAAATTTAGCTGCTGACTAAAGAGGAAATTTTATAAAAGGAGGCGTATCATGACTAATGAAGATTTAAAAGTGGTTGAAAATACTTTAGAATTACTGGAAACTATGGAAGAAGGAATAAACTATGTGATAAAGAATTTTAAGCCTGAGGAAGCCATGGGGATGCTTATGGATATAGTTAATGCTTTTGCCAGCATAGAAGAGGCTGTGGGAAATTTACTGCCCAAACTGCCTGAAAATGAGATAGTTTCTAAGAATACCAAGCTCAAGGATAGCTTGGAAGTAGTGATCGGTGATTATGAGTCAAATAACGGTCAAAAAGCTATAGATTTAATACAAAATAATTTAGCGCCAATGTTTAATGAATGGAAAGAGGAAATAGAAAGTCACTTAAGAAAATACGTTGCCAATTAATCAACTGCTTGCGGGCCTATGTGGATGTGTAGCTGGTGGCTGGTGGCAGGTAGCTGGTGGTTGGTGGCTGGTAGTTAGACAGAATGTTCGGTCAGGACATGGTTAACAAAAATGGTCCAACACATGGTTAACAAATCATATAAAATGTTAGGTGAAAATTCATAAGGAGGTTTCACCTAATGCCATGGGAGGAGAAAAGTAAAGTGGATCAAAGAGAAGAGTTTGTTAACCGTGCACTAACCGAAAAAATATCTTTTACAGACCTATGTGCTGAATATGGCATAAGTAGAAATACAGGTTACAAGTGGAAACACAGGTATGAACAATATGGGCTTCAAGGATTAAGGGACCTAAGTAAAAGGCCCAAGGAGAGCCCCCAAAAGTTATCAGAAGACTGCATTATAAAAATACTAAATATTAAACATGCTCACCCCTCCTGGGGAGCCCGTAAGATACAAAAGATTTTCGAAAAAAATTATCCTTTTGAAAGCGTACCTTCTGAAAGTAGCATAAAAAGAATTTTTGAAAAAGCTGGGTTAGTTAAAAAAAGAAGAGTTAAAAGAGCTGATACTAACCAAGATGCGCTTAGGCAGCTTATCCAGCCTGAAAAACCTAACGATGTTTGGTCGGTCGACTTTAAAGGTTGGTGGTACTCCACTGATAACAAAAAATGTGACCCCTTAACTATCAGAGACGACGATAGTAGATACCTTCTTGCGACACGATTATTGCAAAGACAAGCCACAGAACCTGTAAAAGAAGTGTTTGAAGAGGTATTTAAAAAGTATGGCCTTCCAAAAACCATTAGAAGTGATAACGGCACACCTTTTGCGCATAGAGGGAGTTTATTAGGACTAACTAGGTTATCAGCTTGGTGGATGTCACTGGGAATTATTCCAGATAGGACAGAAGTTGCCAAGCCTCAGCAAAATGGCGGTCACGAAAGAATGCACAGAGATCTAAAAGCTGAGGTCCAAAAAATTAATAACAGTACTTATTCCCACAACCAAAAGATAGTTGAAGAATGGAGAAGAGAGTTTAATCATGTAAGGCCTCATGAGGCACTAGACTATCAAACGCCAAGTGATAGGTACACGCCATCTGAAATTAAATATAATGGCAATGTGGATGAGATTATTTATCCGGTCAGTTTTGAGCGAAGGAAGGTAAATTCAAACGGTGCAGTGAAAATCAAATCCATAGAAATAACATTAAGTTATGCGTTATATGGCTATCACGTTGGCTTGAGTCAAAAAGATGAACATAACAGACTAAATGTTTGGTTTAACAGATTTTTATTAGGTGAAATTGACTTGCAAACCTATAAGTTTTACACTATTCAAAATGAAGAAAATAACAAGAAGTGTTAACCATGTCCTGAACCAAAAGTGTTAATCATGTCTTGAACCTGTACCGAAGATAGTAGAATAGAAAACATAATATGGAGGTCAAGTTCATTATTAGAGCTTAAGATCCTTCGCTAACGCTCAGGAGGACAGTGAGAAGCTTTGTCCACTGTAAACTCGCCCTTGACTAATATCTATTCAACTAAGGTCTTCATTGTCAATTGTCCATTGTAAATTGTAAATTCGCCCTTGACTGCAACCTATCCAACTAAGGTAGTCATTGTCCATTGTAAATTAGCTTTTAAAAGAAATTAGGTGAGACAAAAGTGAAACTTGGAAATTGTAAGAAATGTGGCAAGGTGATATATTCCAGTGGTTATTTTATGTGTAAGGAATGTAAAGGTAAAGAGGTGAGTTCGTATAGGATTGTTAGGGATTATGTGTATGATAATAAAGGGGCAACGGTGATGGAGGTGGCTGAGGCCACTGGGGTTGAACAGTCGATTATCCTACGGTATGTAAAGGACGGCTGGATATCCTTACTAGATGATCGAACAATTTTGCCCCAGTGTAGGCTGTGTGGGGATTTTGTAGATTGTGGAGAGCTTTGTGATAACTGTAAGTAAATGAGGTGATGTTGTGAAGATAAATAATAACTATATCAACTTAGCTACATACAAAAACAAATTACAAAACTTAACTAGCGGTAAAATACCCAAAGTAGCGCCAACACAAATAGATCAAGTTGAAGATATAAGCAATCATGGGCTAAAAGAAAACCATAGAGTTAGTTATACTTATAACAAAGAGCTAAAAAGGAATATAGCCCATGTAATCGATAACTCTACCGGAGAAGTTGTACAGAAGAGAATTTCAGATGCAGAAGTTGATAGAATGATTCGGACTAAAAGGATGCTTGACAAGGGATAGCTAAACCATAATTAAAAACTTTTAAGTCCTGCCAAACCAGTTATTAAAATGTCATTGTAAAATTAGTTGTATTAACATGATGACAAAAATGTTGTGAAAGGGGATGATACCATGGATATAGTGGCATTATCTATAGGTTTAAATCAAATGAAGCTTCAAAATGAAGTGAGTACTTCGGTTATGAAGATGGCAATGGATTCTGCCGAAGGGCAGGCTAATGACATGACCAAAATACTAGAGGCTAACACCAAGATGATGGAGCAGTCTGTTAATTCTAATTTGGGAGCTAATATTGATTTAAAGGTGTAAAGAACTTCCTAGCATGGAGTGACACGTATTAACATCTAATAAATAAGTAAAGGCCTTACTTTGGAAAAATATTATGCAGATGACGAGCTTAACTATAGGTCATTTATTAATGTTGTTGAGTATAGGCTTAAAAGATAATCCTAGGTCTTGCCGAGTATTGAGGGGATTACAGGGAGCTAAACTAGCCTGGAGTTTTTGTAAGAAGAGTATGACATGATATAAATTGTTCTCAATATGGTGAAAAGGATTGATATGTAGAGATGAACATCTGGAAGTCTTTATGGTTTCTTTATAAACTTGCAATAATAAATTAATATTTTTTACATGCTGAAACCATAAAATTTGGTATTCAAGAGAGTTAGGTAATTGCAAATAACTTCGGGGGATTCTTATGAAATTATTAAAATAAGAACTATTATATCAGACTTTGTGAAGTTTTCTAATCGTCTACCAGTCATAAACGAGGAGGAGTTAACATTGAAAAACGAAATATTACTGGAAAGTGGAACCAATGAGTTGGAAATAGTCATTTTTAAAGTTGGAGATTTGTCCTTAGGGGTAAATGTGGCAAAAGTAGAGTCTATAATAACTCACCAGAAAATTACTGGGCTGCCCAATACCCATCCTAACATAAAGGGGGTTATTAATCATCGAGGTAGGGTGTTGCCAGTTTTAGATATGGCAAATACTTTAAATAAAGAATGTGGCAAAAATGAACAAGAAAGACTATTGATTTTGATGTATATAAATAACAGTGATTTTGTCATCGAAATTAGTGAAGTAGTGGGGATAAAAAGACTTTCATGGGACCAAGTTGAAACTCCTTCAGAAATTTTAACAATGGATAACGAAACGCCAGCAACCGGTGTAGTAAAATTAGAAGACGAAGAAGTTGTATTAATACTTGACTTTGAAAAAATATTAGCAGATATGGACCAAAACTTGTCAGTTCAAAAAACATCAATTACTAGTGGGTTAGAAGGTAGAAAATTGGTTGTAGCCGAGGACTCATCTTTTCTGTTAGAAGTGGTAAATGATTCATTTGTAAAGGCAGGCGCGAAAGTAGAAAAGTTCAGCAACGGCAAAGATGCTTTGACTTATCTGGAATCAGTAAATATAGGTGAGATTTATTGTGTAATTACAGATATAGAGATGCCTGTAATGGATGGTCTTACGCTAACTAAAAATATTAAAGAAAACCCAAACTTGAGAGATATACCTGTGATATTGTTTTCTTCCATAGTAAGTGATGGATTAGTCCATAAAGGAAAAAGTGTTGGCGCAGATGCGCAGATTACAAAACCTGAAATTGATAAATTAGTTTCATTGGTAACGAATATAACTAAGAAATCTTAATGTCTATATTAAACGCTACGAAACGGTAACAAGAGAATTGTTACCGTTTGCGGGTGAGCAACGTCTCACCAAATACCGCAGCAGGTAATTCATTGCCTGCGGCTACGGCTGCTCAAAAGTGACAGGTTGTAGACTCGCTACTACAATCCGGGGAATGAATTCCCCTCTACGTGGGAGAGCAACACTCCCACCAAACTCCGTAGCAGGTAATTCATTGCCTGCGGCTACGGCTGCTCAAAAGTGACAGGTTGTAGACTCGCTACTACAATCCGGGGAATGAATTCCCCTCTACGTGGGAGAGCAACACTCCCACCAAACTCCGTAGCAGGTAATTCATTGCCTGCGGCTACGGCTGCTCAAAAGTGACAGGTTGTAGACTCGCTACTACAATCCGGGGAATGAATTCCCCTCTACGTGGGAGAGCAACACTCCCACCAAACTCCGTAGCAGGTAATTCATTGCCTGCGGCTACGGCTGCTCAAAAGTGACAGGTTGTAGACTCGCTACTACAATCCGGGGAATGAATTCCCCTCTACGTGGGAGAGCAACACTCCCACCAAACTCCGTAGCAGGTAATTCATTGCCTGCGGCTACGGCTGCTCAAAAGTGACAGGTTGTAGACTCGCTACTACAATCCGGGGAATGAATTCCCCTCTACGTGGGAGAGCAACACTCCCACCAAACTCCGTAGCAGGTAATTCATTGCCTGCGGCTACGGCTGCTCAAAAGTGACAGGTTGTAGACTCGCTACTACAATCCGGGGAATGAATTCCCCTCTACGTGAGGTAGCAACGTCTCACCAAACGCCGTAGCAGGTAATTCATTGCCTGCGGCTATGGTTGCTTGGCACAGTTTTGATTTGGATAATTTTGTTTTAACTACTAAAAAACATAGAGTTTAAGATTTTTTATCAAAAGAGGCAGGCGATATGATAATATCACCTGCCTCTTTTAATTAAAGAAATAAAGTGTACTTAATTTGTATGGGGTCATAAGCCAGTTAACTAATATACCAGTGTTATTTTTCTTTACTTGATTTTGTGTTATCAAACTTAAACTCTTTAATAGAGTGAGTCATTTCTTTGGCTAGGTCGGACAGATTATCGCTGGAATTAGAGATTTCCTCCATGGCTGCAGTTTGTTCTTCTACAGAAGCCGAAATTTGCTCTGTGCTTGCGGCATTTTGCTGAGCAATGGCAGAAATGTGTTCTACTAAAGTAATGATTTCATCTTTTTTTGTTTCCATGTTATCACCGGATAAATTTAAATCCTCTAGCGCTGCCTTCATTTTTTTCAGCGAGCTTTGAATGTTGTCGAATCCCTCTTTCGTCTGTTGTGCCTGCTGCTCTTGTTTTGATGTTATATTATCTACTAATTCCATATCTTTTACTGCTAAATTTACTTTTATTGTGAGGTCTTCTATTATTTTTATGATATCATCGGTAAATTGGTTAGACTGCTCTGCTAGCTTTCTAATTTCGTCAGCTACTACCGAAAATCCTTTGCCAGCTTCTCCAGCTCTTGCTGCTTCTATTGCAGCATTTAAAGCCAGAAGATTTGTTTGCTCAGCGATATTTTGAATTAGTCCGCTAGCGGTTTCGATTTTTTCAGCGCTTTTTTGGGTTTCCTCAACTACTCCTTTAAAGTTGTTTGTTACTTCTCGGTTTTCTTTAGTGGTGATTAACAAACCTTCCATAGACTTTTGTCCGCTTAATTGATACTTATTTACCTCATCTATACCGCTATTGAGATTTTCTAAACGTTGTTGATTCATATTTATATAATCTCCTAGTTTATTTACAGCGCTAGCGCCTTCAGTTGTTTCTGATGCCTGTTCTGAAGTACTGTTAGCGATTTCTTCAACGGCTCTTGCTACTTCGTCTGCTGCTATAGAAGAGTTTTTGCTGGTAGTTGTTAATTCTTGGGCTGAAGTTGATACGTCCTCACCGGCTTTAGAAATTTTTTGAATTAAAGTTATGATATTGTTTTGCATCTGAGTACTTGAGCGTATCATATCACCGATTTCATCGTTGCGTTTCGCATATTTAATTAGGTCTTTGTCTTCGTTTATTGTGAGATCGTATTGAGAGATACGTTTGAGTTTTTCCGCAACTGATAAAATTGGTTTAGCCGTACGATTAGCTACCCCAAAAGCCGCGCCTCCGCTAATGAGTATTGCTATAAAAAATATTATAAAAAATAAAGTGCGGAAAGTGTTCATGCCTGATAATAATTCATCCCAATGAACTTCCACCATAAGGTTCCAGTCTTGGGTTTTTTGGATAGGAGAGTTTAGCAAAACAGTTTGTTCTCCGTCTAAATCCGTCTCTAATATTCCTGGTTTAGTTTGGCTTATATCCTCAATAGAAACACCGGAGTAATAATTTTCAGTGCCTATTTGTTCACCAACTAGGGAACTATTGGGGTGAGCTAATATAGTACCGTCGCTACCTAAAATCCATCCAAACCCTGCATCACTAATGTTAATATTTTCTAACATAGAGGTAAGTTCACTTAAATAGATAGAGCCGGAGATAGCTCCCACCCTTTCACCTTGATCATTATTAATACCATGAGCAATGACTACTAACATTTCACCATCAATAGAAGACGGAAAGGGGTTGGTTATGTAGAAATCCTCTCCTTGTTGAAAAATGGCATCCATATATTCGCTGCTACTGAAGTCGTAGGTTTGAAGATCAGCATCATATGCTGTCCCATCAGGGTACACTAAAGATAAAGTGCTGAAATCGGTGTTTTCTACAATATTGCCAAGTAACGGTGCAGCAAGCTCTGGTTCCATTTTTTTTACTGCATCGTTTTGAGAAATAATATAAGCTTCTGAAACTTTTCGTTGCAATAGTCCTTCAAGATTTTGAGAGTAAATGTCTATAATTTCTGTATTAAGGTCTTCTGACAAGTTTCCTGTTAAGTTGCTCGCAGAAAAATATAAAATTATACCCATTGCAGAAATTAATATGAGGCATACTGTTAAAAAAGTTGCGGTCATTTTTCCTTGCAAACCTTTCATGGTATCATCCTTTCTTGTTTTATCTTTTTGTTAGATTATCAGCCCACGTAATAAAAAATATAATAAATAAAAAAGGTACTAATTTACCTGTTTTACTTCGCTATATTTTGCAAAAAACCTTTAATTATATCGAAAAATGTCTAAATATAGCATATTTACGTACTAAATTCTAAGTACTTCATTGCCTGCGGCTATGGCTGCTCAAAAGTGACAGGTTATAGACTCGCTACCACAATCCGGGGAATGAATTCCCCTCTACGTGGGAGAGCAACGCTGCTAGCAAATGCCGTAGCAGGTACTTCATTGCCTGCGGCTATGGCTGCTCAAAAGTGACAGGTTATAGACTCGCTACCACAATCCGGGGAATGAATTCCCCTCTACGTGGGAGAGCAACGCTGCTAGCAAATGCCGTAGCAGGTACTTCATTGCCTGCGGCTATGGCTGCTCAAAAGTGACAGGTTATAGACTCGCTACCACAATCCGGGGAATGAATTCCCCTCTACGTGGGAGAGCAACGCTGCTAGCAAATGCCGTAGCAGGTACTTCATTGCCTGCGGCTATGGCTGCTCAAAAGTGACAGGTTATAGACTCGCTACCACAATCCGGGGAATGAATTCCCCTCTACGTGGGAGAGCAACGCTGCTAGCAAATGCCGTAGCAGGTACTTCATTGCCTGCGGCTATGGCTGCTCAAAAGTGACAGGTTATAGACTCGCTACCACAATCCGGGGAATGAATTCCCCTCTACGTGGGAGAGCAACGCTGCTAGCAAATGCCGTAGCAGGTACTTCATTGCCTGCGGCTATGGCTGCTCAAAAGTGACAGGTTATAGACTCGCTACCACAATCCGGGGAATGAATTCCCCTCTACGTGGGAGAGCAACGCTGCTACCAAATGCCGTAGCAGGTAATTCATTGCCTGCGGAGATGGTCGCTCTGTGGCAACATTATTGGTATTGGGCAATTTTGTTTTGATTAATTTATTTTTCATAAAAGTGGCAGGAGATATGATAAAATCTCCTGCCACTTTTATGAAGGACATTATGCGAAATTTGATTAGTATGGGTTTATTAGGTCAGCTTATTTGTAAAAGAAGAGTGTTATTTTTCGTTAATTGATTTTGTGTTATCAAATCTAAACTCTTTAAAAGTGAC
This genomic interval from Proteinivorax tanatarense contains the following:
- a CDS encoding sugar-transfer associated ATP-grasp domain-containing protein; protein product: MDSINKVKDGIRSFIDRGHYPQALQILEQYEKKRPEDPDVFSLKAMIYVGKGDVDTAIEVLISGIQNNPKDFDMRYNLAYLYEQKGKLIKSFDTYNDSKDIAKSTEQLISVENALKKLKHTIKIAVEGNQTHSPDEKNIPYGIKNVRSKTKLVDVEINKCSDIFAFGFGDDDWHPFVELLKEYKECPNLKYQESVLGRFYQLFRPENLQDAIGGENGIKAPASQGWSPLPWSVHSNKCYLENKKQKKTVDQQNYFFGPNSNQNGKIEMKKLIDYYKLINDTGYHPDVFAADGISGYMLKNKNEYRFVVTSGHHFVATLAVLGYKSIRCQLPMTKDQSKVVDIKEINKWPQLQKKIYNKETATRFFYSFFKDMGRKKAIESDILCKDITAREQEQFSKYDIDIKNRHNVKFYNAGLLKDIDEDYVQEVQQYWQKHYGKTIDPGQHIAHANLTGQKDPRVIPHNIMWGEFIPFFNDTMMGKVGYSDKNIYDKLIPAPNRAVNVLKRVRGKYFDADNNYLGSEEAFRLLKSQSKDLIIKPSTTDDGKGIAKLNIKGSNVYHKGKIIDISDIEKIWGVNFLVQESIQQHSVLAEPHSSSVNTLRMVTLRWKGEVHNLLAYARFGVAGQVQDNSGAGGVCCGITETGEFMDYAIDKKANIYTHHPTTNYCFKDYAKVPNYDKCKKLVRDLHKEVLHCDLVSWDVVVGTDCEPIFLELNFWGPTFLYQINCQTPLFGDLTGEVLKHVRDNRGK
- a CDS encoding methyl-accepting chemotaxis protein, producing the protein MGIILYFSASNLTGNLSEDLNTEIIDIYSQNLEGLLQRKVSEAYIISQNDAVKKMEPELAAPLLGNIVENTDFSTLSLVYPDGTAYDADLQTYDFSSSEYMDAIFQQGEDFYITNPFPSSIDGEMLVVIAHGINNDQGERVGAISGSIYLSELTSMLENINISDAGFGWILGSDGTILAHPNSSLVGEQIGTENYYSGVSIEDISQTKPGILETDLDGEQTVLLNSPIQKTQDWNLMVEVHWDELLSGMNTFRTLFFIIFFIAILISGGAAFGVANRTAKPILSVAEKLKRISQYDLTINEDKDLIKYAKRNDEIGDMIRSSTQMQNNIITLIQKISKAGEDVSTSAQELTTTSKNSSIAADEVARAVEEIANSTSEQASETTEGASAVNKLGDYINMNQQRLENLNSGIDEVNKYQLSGQKSMEGLLITTKENREVTNNFKGVVEETQKSAEKIETASGLIQNIAEQTNLLALNAAIEAARAGEAGKGFSVVADEIRKLAEQSNQFTDDIIKIIEDLTIKVNLAVKDMELVDNITSKQEQQAQQTKEGFDNIQSSLKKMKAALEDLNLSGDNMETKKDEIITLVEHISAIAQQNAASTEQISASVEEQTAAMEEISNSSDNLSDLAKEMTHSIKEFKFDNTKSSKEK
- a CDS encoding YjfB family protein, whose translation is MDIVALSIGLNQMKLQNEVSTSVMKMAMDSAEGQANDMTKILEANTKMMEQSVNSNLGANIDLKV
- a CDS encoding chemotaxis protein CheV: MKNEILLESGTNELEIVIFKVGDLSLGVNVAKVESIITHQKITGLPNTHPNIKGVINHRGRVLPVLDMANTLNKECGKNEQERLLILMYINNSDFVIEISEVVGIKRLSWDQVETPSEILTMDNETPATGVVKLEDEEVVLILDFEKILADMDQNLSVQKTSITSGLEGRKLVVAEDSSFLLEVVNDSFVKAGAKVEKFSNGKDALTYLESVNIGEIYCVITDIEMPVMDGLTLTKNIKENPNLRDIPVILFSSIVSDGLVHKGKSVGADAQITKPEIDKLVSLVTNITKKS
- a CDS encoding flagellar protein FlaG, whose protein sequence is MKINNNYINLATYKNKLQNLTSGKIPKVAPTQIDQVEDISNHGLKENHRVSYTYNKELKRNIAHVIDNSTGEVVQKRISDAEVDRMIRTKRMLDKG
- a CDS encoding IS481 family transposase, whose amino-acid sequence is MPWEEKSKVDQREEFVNRALTEKISFTDLCAEYGISRNTGYKWKHRYEQYGLQGLRDLSKRPKESPQKLSEDCIIKILNIKHAHPSWGARKIQKIFEKNYPFESVPSESSIKRIFEKAGLVKKRRVKRADTNQDALRQLIQPEKPNDVWSVDFKGWWYSTDNKKCDPLTIRDDDSRYLLATRLLQRQATEPVKEVFEEVFKKYGLPKTIRSDNGTPFAHRGSLLGLTRLSAWWMSLGIIPDRTEVAKPQQNGGHERMHRDLKAEVQKINNSTYSHNQKIVEEWRREFNHVRPHEALDYQTPSDRYTPSEIKYNGNVDEIIYPVSFERRKVNSNGAVKIKSIEITLSYALYGYHVGLSQKDEHNRLNVWFNRFLLGEIDLQTYKFYTIQNEENNKKC